A window of Lysobacter terrestris contains these coding sequences:
- the lgt gene encoding prolipoprotein diacylglyceryl transferase: MTVLHQIDPIALDLGTWNLPVLGSVHPQIHWYGIMYLLAFATAWWLGQRRVRAGRLPGVNEQAYGDLVFYCALGVVLGGRLGYILFYDLPTYLAQPLQVFKIWQGGMSFHGGLLGVVFAAWWWSRRHRLHLFDTVDFVAPLVPPGLGFGRLGNYINGELWGKPTGGDWGVVFPSDPALQHLPLSQIQAQFATGALDQFARHPSQLYQAGLEGLVMFVALWWYSRKPRPRYAVSGLFALLYGIFRFLVEFVRVPDAQIGEQGYLAFGWLTMGQVLSLPLIALGLFWLWLSRRSPTLQPALS; this comes from the coding sequence ATGACCGTCCTGCACCAGATCGACCCCATCGCCCTCGACCTCGGCACCTGGAACCTTCCCGTCCTGGGCAGCGTGCATCCGCAGATCCACTGGTACGGAATCATGTACCTGCTCGCGTTCGCGACGGCCTGGTGGCTGGGCCAGCGACGCGTGCGCGCCGGGCGGCTGCCGGGCGTCAACGAGCAGGCCTACGGCGACCTCGTCTTCTACTGCGCACTCGGTGTCGTGCTGGGCGGGCGCCTGGGCTACATCCTGTTCTACGACCTGCCCACCTACCTCGCGCAACCGCTGCAGGTGTTCAAGATCTGGCAGGGCGGCATGAGCTTCCACGGTGGCCTGCTCGGCGTCGTCTTCGCCGCCTGGTGGTGGTCGCGCCGGCACCGGCTGCACCTGTTCGACACGGTCGATTTCGTCGCGCCGCTGGTGCCGCCGGGCCTCGGCTTCGGCCGCCTCGGCAACTACATCAACGGCGAGCTGTGGGGCAAACCCACGGGCGGCGACTGGGGCGTGGTGTTCCCGAGCGATCCGGCGCTGCAGCACCTGCCGCTGTCGCAGATCCAGGCGCAGTTCGCCACCGGTGCGCTCGACCAGTTCGCGCGGCACCCGTCGCAGCTGTACCAGGCGGGCCTGGAAGGCCTGGTCATGTTCGTCGCGCTGTGGTGGTACTCGCGCAAGCCGCGGCCGCGTTACGCGGTGTCGGGGTTGTTCGCGCTGCTGTACGGCATCTTCCGTTTCCTCGTCGAATTCGTGCGCGTGCCCGATGCGCAGATCGGCGAGCAGGGCTATCTCGCGTTCGGCTGGCTGACGATGGGGCAGGTACTGAGCCTGCCGCTGATCGCGCTGGGCCTGTTCTGGCTGTGGCTGTCGCGGCGCTCGCCCACCCTGCAGCCGGCGCTCTCGTAG
- a CDS encoding TPM domain-containing protein, whose protein sequence is MRLLRHLFAMPSRRLFAADALQRIARAIAASEARHTGELRFAVESALHPRAVLAGMQARDRAQEVFAQLRVWDTQANNGVLLYLLLADHRIEVVADRGFNGLVTPEQWRGACLLIEERLKAGEPEAAVLRGVEALSALIEAHFPREAGYVDENELPDEPHLL, encoded by the coding sequence ATGCGACTGCTCAGGCACCTCTTCGCCATGCCTTCGCGCCGGTTGTTCGCCGCTGATGCGCTGCAACGCATCGCCAGGGCGATCGCCGCCAGCGAAGCGCGACACACCGGCGAGCTCCGCTTCGCCGTCGAGAGCGCGCTGCACCCGCGCGCGGTGCTGGCCGGCATGCAGGCGCGCGATCGTGCGCAGGAAGTCTTCGCCCAGTTGCGCGTCTGGGACACCCAGGCCAACAACGGCGTCCTGCTGTACCTGCTGCTGGCGGACCACCGCATCGAAGTCGTGGCCGATCGCGGCTTCAACGGTCTGGTCACGCCCGAACAGTGGCGCGGCGCCTGCCTGTTGATCGAGGAGCGGCTGAAGGCCGGCGAACCGGAGGCCGCGGTGTTGCGCGGCGTGGAAGCGCTGTCGGCGCTGATCGAGGCGCACTTCCCTCGCGAAGCCGGTTACGTCGACGAGAACGAGCTGCCGGACGAACCGCACCTGCTGTAG
- a CDS encoding LemA family protein, protein MRKLLMMLVLVSLTAMLGGCGYNSIQQKDEAVKAAWSQVLNVYKRRADLVPNLVATVRGYATHEQQVLTQVTEARSKVGSINVNADDPASLQQFQQAQGELQSAIGRLLVVSENYPQLKADQNFLQLQAQLEGTENRIAVERQRYIASVQDYNTFIRSFPQNLTAMMFGYKTKPNFTVENEQQIQEAPKVDFGQPPPAPQPPAAPTPPPAPSGG, encoded by the coding sequence ATGCGCAAGCTCCTCATGATGCTGGTCCTGGTCTCGCTCACCGCCATGCTCGGCGGCTGCGGCTACAACTCCATCCAGCAGAAGGACGAGGCGGTGAAGGCCGCCTGGTCGCAGGTCCTCAACGTCTACAAGCGCCGCGCCGACCTGGTGCCGAACCTGGTTGCCACCGTGCGCGGCTACGCCACCCACGAGCAGCAGGTGCTCACGCAGGTGACCGAAGCGCGCTCGAAGGTGGGCAGCATCAACGTCAACGCCGACGATCCGGCCTCGCTGCAGCAGTTCCAGCAGGCGCAGGGCGAACTGCAGAGCGCGATCGGCCGCCTGCTGGTGGTCAGCGAGAATTACCCGCAGCTGAAGGCCGACCAGAACTTCCTGCAGTTGCAGGCGCAGCTGGAAGGTACCGAGAACCGCATCGCGGTCGAGCGCCAGCGCTACATCGCCTCGGTGCAGGACTACAACACCTTCATCCGTTCGTTCCCGCAGAACCTCACCGCGATGATGTTCGGCTACAAGACCAAGCCGAACTTCACGGTCGAGAACGAACAGCAGATCCAGGAAGCGCCGAAGGTCGATTTCGGCCAGCCGCCGCCGGCCCCGCAGCCGCCGGCCGCGCCGACGCCGCCGCCCGCACCGTCGGGCGGCTGA
- a CDS encoding diacylglycerol kinase encodes MADATGHLPRHPSRILKAAKWSMQGLHAAWTHESSFRLEVYLFVVLAPLGWWLGQTPVERVLLIGSMLLVLSVELLNSAIEAVIERYGPEHHELAGRAKDMGSAAVFVVMMNVLLVWGAILLPRVL; translated from the coding sequence ATGGCTGACGCCACCGGTCATCTTCCGCGCCATCCGTCGCGCATCCTCAAAGCCGCGAAGTGGTCCATGCAGGGCCTGCACGCCGCGTGGACCCACGAGTCCTCGTTCCGGCTCGAGGTCTACCTGTTCGTCGTGCTGGCGCCGCTCGGCTGGTGGCTGGGACAGACGCCGGTGGAGCGCGTCCTGCTGATCGGTTCGATGCTGCTGGTGCTGAGCGTCGAACTGCTGAACTCCGCGATCGAAGCGGTGATCGAACGCTACGGCCCCGAGCACCATGAACTGGCCGGACGTGCCAAGGACATGGGCTCGGCGGCGGTGTTCGTGGTGATGATGAACGTGCTGCTGGTGTGGGGCGCGATCCTGCTGCCGCGCGTGCTGTAG
- a CDS encoding isoaspartyl peptidase/L-asparaginase family protein, which yields MRQLSALLLAFAAMTAHAADKPRTALVIHGGAGVIERSALSAQDEREIRAALDRALDAGNAVLAKGGSALDAVEAAIVVMEESPQFNAGKGAVFNAEGKHELDASIMDGHTRKAGAVAGVSTVRNPIRLARAVMEHSPHVMLAGMGAEKFADSRPELERVPNHWFDTERRRRQLEEAQAKEKAGAAIVEKGKYFGTVGAVALDAQGHIAAATSTGGMTNKRWGRVGDSPIIGAGTWADDRCGVSGTGWGEFFIRNAVAHDICARVAYRGDALAVAADEVINKVVPASGGDGGAIALDRDGNIALPFNTSGMYRAWIKPDGSRGTAIFRDER from the coding sequence ATGCGCCAGCTTTCCGCCCTGCTGCTTGCTTTCGCCGCCATGACCGCGCACGCCGCCGACAAGCCCCGGACCGCGCTGGTGATCCACGGTGGCGCGGGCGTGATCGAACGCAGTGCGCTCAGCGCGCAGGACGAACGCGAGATCCGCGCGGCGCTCGACCGCGCGCTGGACGCCGGCAACGCCGTGCTCGCCAAGGGCGGCAGTGCGCTCGATGCGGTCGAGGCCGCCATCGTGGTGATGGAGGAGTCGCCGCAGTTCAACGCCGGCAAGGGCGCGGTGTTCAATGCCGAAGGCAAGCACGAGCTCGATGCCTCGATCATGGACGGCCACACGCGCAAGGCCGGCGCGGTGGCCGGAGTGAGCACCGTGCGCAATCCGATCCGTCTCGCGCGCGCGGTCATGGAACACAGCCCGCACGTGATGCTCGCGGGGATGGGCGCGGAGAAGTTCGCCGACAGCCGCCCCGAGCTTGAACGCGTGCCCAACCACTGGTTCGATACCGAGCGCCGCCGTCGCCAGCTGGAAGAGGCGCAGGCGAAGGAAAAGGCCGGCGCGGCGATCGTGGAGAAGGGCAAGTATTTCGGCACGGTCGGTGCGGTCGCGCTCGACGCGCAGGGACACATCGCCGCGGCGACCAGCACCGGCGGCATGACCAACAAGCGCTGGGGCCGCGTCGGCGATTCGCCGATCATCGGTGCGGGCACCTGGGCCGACGACCGCTGCGGCGTGTCGGGCACCGGCTGGGGCGAGTTCTTCATCCGCAACGCGGTCGCGCACGACATCTGCGCGCGAGTGGCCTATCGCGGCGATGCGCTTGCCGTGGCGGCCGACGAGGTGATCAACAAGGTCGTCCCGGCCAGCGGCGGCGACGGCGGCGCCATCGCATTGGATCGCGACGGCAACATCGCGCTGCCGTTCAACACCAGCGGCATGTACCGCGCGTGGATCAAGCCGGACGGTTCGCGCGGCACGGCGATCTTCCGCGACGAACGTTGA
- a CDS encoding TPM domain-containing protein: MRRLVALACLLLACAVAQAQQLAAIPPLTGPVIDTTMTLDAATKQQLEAQALALQQRKGSQLQVLIVPSTEPEDIAQYAVRAFGTYKLGREGTSDGVLLVVAKTDRRAWIATGYGLEGAIPDATAYRVVQEYLLPRFRAGDFNGGVIDATGQLVKLIDGEQLPAPLAQERPRREGRGSDFLFALFAAFIVAQVARAFLNPVPSFLRGILGGAAAGGVAWLISSLALVGGLGGVIGFLVGLASMPSGRHAGHGGWGGFGGGGGGWGGGGFGGGGGGFGGGGGGWSGGGGMTGGGGAGGSW; the protein is encoded by the coding sequence CTGCGACGCCTGGTCGCACTGGCTTGCCTGCTGCTCGCCTGCGCCGTCGCGCAGGCGCAGCAGCTTGCGGCCATCCCGCCGCTCACCGGACCGGTCATCGACACGACGATGACGCTGGATGCGGCGACGAAGCAGCAGCTTGAGGCGCAGGCCCTTGCCCTGCAGCAACGCAAGGGCAGCCAGCTGCAGGTGCTGATCGTTCCCAGCACCGAACCCGAAGACATCGCGCAGTACGCGGTGCGCGCCTTCGGCACGTACAAGTTGGGGCGCGAAGGCACCAGCGACGGTGTGCTGCTCGTGGTCGCCAAGACCGATCGCCGCGCCTGGATCGCGACCGGTTACGGACTCGAGGGCGCCATTCCCGACGCGACCGCGTATCGCGTCGTGCAGGAATACCTGCTGCCCAGGTTCCGCGCGGGCGATTTCAACGGTGGCGTGATCGATGCGACCGGGCAGCTGGTGAAGCTGATCGACGGCGAACAACTGCCCGCGCCGCTGGCGCAGGAACGCCCACGTCGCGAGGGGCGCGGCAGCGATTTCCTGTTCGCCCTGTTCGCGGCCTTCATCGTCGCGCAGGTGGCACGCGCCTTCCTCAATCCCGTGCCGTCCTTCCTGCGCGGCATCCTCGGTGGCGCGGCGGCCGGCGGCGTGGCCTGGTTGATTTCGTCGCTCGCGCTCGTGGGCGGGCTGGGTGGCGTGATCGGCTTTCTCGTGGGGCTCGCCAGCATGCCGAGCGGCCGCCATGCCGGTCACGGCGGCTGGGGCGGATTCGGCGGTGGTGGTGGCGGTTGGGGCGGTGGCGGCTTCGGCGGCGGAGGCGGTGGCTTCGGTGGCGGTGGGGGCGGCTGGTCCGGTGGTGGCGGCATGACGGGTGGTGGCGGCGCAGGAGGCAGCTGGTGA
- a CDS encoding efflux RND transporter periplasmic adaptor subunit, translated as MSAARKPSPVRKSSSSLRRVAVAAVALAVVIGGVYLWRHRSNDEAASAFRTAKVERGDIRVTISATGALNATSQVDVGSQISGQVTDVLVDYNDRVSKGQVIARIDPSTYEAQIAQGNAQINSARAGLATAEATLRNAEADYNRKAELATQQLIARGDLDLARAARDQARAQVASAQAQIRQQTASTQTTRLNLQRTVIRSPVDGVVLSRSIEPGQTVAASLQAPVLFQIAEDLSQMEILLAVDEADIGQVKPGLDVDFTVDAYPERRFRGKVKQVRLAATNTSNVITYPVVVSLDNADQALLPGMTANAEIEVSHREDVLRVSNAALRYKPDQETAGTGAGEQAGGNGRGNFAEDFARIATTLKLDARQQAAFDEALAAIRQRAAARQAAPAQQSGASLFGRGPGGPGGGGNRSGAGGGNAGAMRQRMAERFNQQFAAFKATLAEDQRAQWDKELAALLGSRRAPLYKLVDGKPQAVTVRVGASDGSNTEVSGDIREGEEVIVGSGRAAK; from the coding sequence ATGAGCGCAGCCCGCAAGCCGTCCCCCGTCCGCAAATCGTCTTCCTCGCTCCGCCGCGTCGCGGTCGCAGCGGTCGCGCTCGCCGTCGTCATCGGCGGTGTCTACCTCTGGCGCCATCGTAGCAATGACGAAGCCGCTTCCGCCTTCCGCACCGCGAAGGTCGAGCGCGGCGACATCCGCGTCACCATCTCCGCCACCGGCGCGCTCAACGCGACCTCGCAGGTCGACGTCGGCAGCCAGATTTCCGGCCAGGTGACCGACGTGCTGGTCGACTACAACGACCGCGTCAGCAAGGGCCAGGTCATCGCGCGCATCGATCCGAGCACCTACGAGGCGCAGATCGCCCAAGGCAACGCGCAGATCAACAGTGCGCGCGCCGGCTTGGCCACTGCCGAGGCGACGCTGCGCAACGCCGAGGCCGACTACAACCGCAAGGCCGAACTGGCCACGCAGCAGCTGATCGCGCGCGGCGACCTCGACCTCGCCCGCGCCGCGCGCGACCAGGCGCGCGCGCAGGTCGCCTCGGCGCAGGCGCAGATCCGCCAGCAGACCGCATCGACGCAGACCACACGCCTGAACCTGCAGCGCACCGTGATCCGCTCGCCGGTCGACGGCGTGGTGCTGTCGCGTTCGATCGAGCCCGGCCAGACCGTGGCGGCGAGCCTGCAGGCGCCGGTGCTGTTCCAGATCGCCGAGGACCTGTCGCAGATGGAGATCCTGCTCGCGGTCGACGAAGCCGACATCGGCCAGGTCAAGCCCGGGCTCGACGTCGACTTCACCGTCGACGCGTATCCCGAGCGACGCTTCCGCGGCAAGGTGAAGCAGGTCCGGCTGGCCGCCACCAACACCAGCAACGTCATCACCTATCCGGTCGTGGTCTCGCTCGACAACGCCGACCAGGCGCTGCTGCCGGGCATGACCGCCAACGCCGAGATCGAAGTCAGCCACCGCGAGGACGTGCTGCGCGTCAGCAACGCGGCGTTGCGCTACAAGCCCGACCAGGAAACCGCCGGCACCGGTGCCGGCGAGCAGGCGGGTGGCAACGGGCGCGGCAACTTCGCCGAGGATTTCGCGCGCATCGCCACTACGCTCAAGCTCGATGCGCGCCAGCAGGCGGCGTTCGACGAAGCGCTCGCGGCGATCCGCCAGCGCGCCGCGGCGCGCCAGGCCGCGCCGGCGCAGCAGTCCGGCGCCAGCCTGTTCGGACGCGGCCCCGGCGGGCCGGGCGGTGGTGGCAACCGCAGCGGCGCCGGTGGCGGCAATGCCGGCGCGATGCGGCAACGCATGGCAGAGCGCTTCAACCAGCAGTTCGCCGCGTTCAAGGCGACGCTGGCCGAAGATCAGCGGGCGCAGTGGGACAAGGAACTCGCCGCATTGCTGGGTTCGCGTCGCGCGCCGCTGTACAAGCTGGTCGACGGCAAGCCGCAGGCGGTGACGGTGCGCGTGGGCGCTTCCGATGGCAGCAATACCGAAGTGTCCGGCGACATCCGCGAAGGCGAGGAAGTGATCGTCGGTAGCGGGCGCGCCGCGAAATGA
- a CDS encoding ABC transporter ATP-binding protein, producing MSASAEDRAHARAGAVIETRALGKVYSPGSEAEVVALRDVDLRIGSGEFVAIMGPSGSGKSTLMNLLGCLDTPSSGTYHCDGIDVATLDAEERAALRLEKIGFVFQGFNLLPRMNALENVAMPMGYANVHREERLSRAREALAAVGLGERASHRPSELSGGQQQRVAIARALINRPPILLADEPTGALDSRTGEEILALFKRLQQENHTVVLITHDPDVARHCDRIFVMRDGRITA from the coding sequence ATGAGTGCGTCCGCCGAAGATCGTGCGCACGCGCGCGCCGGTGCGGTGATCGAAACCCGGGCGCTCGGCAAGGTGTATTCGCCCGGCAGCGAGGCGGAAGTCGTGGCGCTGCGCGACGTCGACCTGCGCATCGGCAGCGGCGAATTCGTCGCCATCATGGGGCCGTCGGGCTCGGGAAAGTCGACGCTGATGAACCTGCTGGGCTGCCTGGATACGCCGTCGAGCGGCACCTACCACTGCGACGGCATCGACGTTGCCACGCTCGATGCTGAAGAACGCGCGGCACTGCGGTTGGAGAAGATCGGCTTCGTGTTCCAGGGCTTCAACCTGCTGCCGCGCATGAACGCGCTGGAGAACGTGGCGATGCCGATGGGCTACGCCAATGTGCACCGTGAGGAGCGGCTGAGCCGCGCGCGCGAGGCCTTGGCGGCGGTGGGCCTGGGCGAACGCGCCAGCCATCGCCCGAGCGAATTGTCCGGCGGCCAGCAGCAGCGCGTCGCGATCGCACGCGCGCTGATCAACCGCCCGCCGATCCTGCTCGCCGACGAGCCTACCGGCGCGCTCGACAGCCGCACCGGCGAGGAGATCCTGGCCCTGTTCAAGCGCCTGCAGCAGGAGAACCACACCGTCGTGCTGATCACCCACGACCCGGACGTGGCCCGGCATTGCGATCGGATCTTCGTGATGCGCGATGGGCGAATCACCGCGTAG
- a CDS encoding VOC family protein, translating into MSVNPIPEGYRSVNAYLIVDDAAKAIDFYERAFGAEELYRLPMGDKIGHAEIRIGDTQLMLSDEWPDMQALGPNKRGGATASFVIYGPDADAAWDRAIKAGAKADRPVKEEFWGDRMGTVIDPFGHKWSLGTHVRDVGPEEMKKAMQEWSKQQTANA; encoded by the coding sequence ATGTCCGTCAATCCGATTCCCGAGGGCTACCGTTCGGTCAACGCCTACCTGATCGTCGACGACGCCGCCAAGGCGATCGATTTCTACGAGCGCGCCTTCGGCGCCGAAGAGCTGTACCGCCTGCCGATGGGCGACAAGATCGGCCACGCCGAAATCCGCATCGGCGACACCCAACTGATGCTGTCCGACGAATGGCCCGACATGCAGGCGCTCGGCCCGAACAAGCGCGGCGGCGCCACCGCCAGCTTCGTCATCTACGGCCCCGACGCCGACGCGGCCTGGGACCGCGCGATCAAGGCGGGCGCGAAAGCGGACCGCCCGGTGAAGGAAGAATTCTGGGGCGACCGCATGGGCACGGTGATCGACCCGTTCGGCCACAAGTGGTCGCTGGGCACGCACGTGCGCGACGTGGGGCCGGAAGAGATGAAGAAGGCGATGCAGGAATGGTCGAAGCAGCAGACCGCGAATGCTTGA
- a CDS encoding TerC family protein has product MIELLTDPQTWITLITLSAIEIVLGIDNLVFISIAVSKLPLVQREKARKFGIAVACITRVALLLTLAWLAGLTQDLFSVFGMGISVRDLVLILGGVFLLVKGTAEIKDLIAGEGESEDVHTKPAVSFMGVIAQIAVIDIVFSLDSVIAAVGMANQTPVMVAAILLAVGVMLLAATPLGHFIERNPTIKMLALAFIVLVGVYLIADGFGLEIPKGYIYGAMGFSALVECLNLWAKRTAMRRVEAD; this is encoded by the coding sequence GTGATTGAACTGCTGACCGATCCGCAAACCTGGATCACCCTGATCACCCTGAGCGCGATCGAGATCGTGCTCGGCATCGACAACCTGGTGTTCATCTCGATCGCGGTCAGCAAGCTGCCGCTGGTCCAGCGCGAGAAGGCGCGCAAGTTCGGCATCGCGGTCGCCTGCATCACGCGCGTGGCGCTGCTGCTGACGCTGGCCTGGCTCGCCGGCCTGACCCAGGACCTGTTCTCGGTGTTCGGCATGGGCATTTCCGTGCGCGACCTGGTGCTGATCCTGGGCGGCGTATTCCTGCTGGTGAAGGGCACCGCCGAAATCAAGGATCTGATTGCCGGTGAAGGCGAATCCGAGGACGTCCACACCAAGCCGGCCGTGTCCTTCATGGGCGTGATCGCGCAGATCGCCGTCATCGACATCGTGTTCTCGCTCGACTCGGTCATCGCCGCGGTCGGCATGGCCAACCAGACGCCGGTGATGGTCGCCGCGATCCTGCTCGCCGTGGGCGTGATGCTGCTGGCTGCGACGCCGCTGGGGCATTTCATCGAGCGCAACCCGACCATCAAGATGCTGGCGCTCGCCTTCATCGTGCTGGTGGGCGTGTACCTGATTGCCGACGGTTTCGGGCTGGAGATCCCGAAGGGCTACATCTACGGCGCGATGGGCTTCTCTGCGCTGGTGGAATGCCTGAACCTGTGGGCCAAGCGCACCGCGATGCGGCGGGTGGAAGCCGACTGA
- a CDS encoding sensor histidine kinase translates to MPQALPRKIKLAFIAQALVASVALCLFMLAMGLAVRQSVVTWTAKREATLFWQQYPGGDAGAGALLNGRTLRSYFVPPDGGFDALPPTARDLPQGLNQLAFRHFVYVDDRPQGRFVLAIDTEIIDTVIVWTTLGALLFALATSYLMAWLTYRTTKRMVVPVSWLAGIVAQWDPRAPDTDAIRPGKLPPDSGSEVAQLTGALTGLADRVTDFVQRERDFTRDASHELRTPLTVIRVASDLMLADPGANERQLRSLSRIQRAGRDMEAVIDAFLILAREAEVEPLSEEFDVREVVAHEVARVQPLLSGRPIELEVIDQGAPTLFAPPHVLAVMVGNLLGNAVRFTDEGRIELVLMPEQIVVRDTGIGMSPEILVKAFDPFYRADHGREEGRGMGLSIVRRLGERFGWPVRLESQPGRGTIASIRFA, encoded by the coding sequence ATGCCGCAGGCGCTGCCACGAAAGATCAAACTGGCTTTCATCGCCCAGGCGCTGGTCGCCAGCGTTGCGCTGTGCCTTTTCATGCTGGCGATGGGCCTGGCGGTGCGCCAATCGGTGGTGACCTGGACCGCGAAGCGCGAGGCGACGTTGTTCTGGCAGCAGTACCCGGGGGGCGACGCAGGCGCGGGCGCCCTGCTCAACGGCCGTACGTTGCGCAGCTACTTCGTGCCGCCCGATGGCGGCTTCGACGCCCTGCCGCCGACCGCACGCGACCTGCCGCAGGGATTGAACCAGCTGGCATTCCGGCATTTCGTCTACGTCGACGATCGCCCGCAGGGGCGGTTCGTGCTGGCGATCGACACCGAGATCATCGACACGGTGATCGTATGGACCACGCTGGGCGCCTTGCTGTTCGCGCTCGCCACCTCGTACCTGATGGCCTGGCTGACGTACCGCACGACCAAGCGGATGGTGGTGCCGGTGAGCTGGCTGGCGGGCATCGTGGCGCAGTGGGATCCGCGCGCACCCGACACCGATGCCATCCGCCCGGGCAAGCTGCCGCCGGATTCGGGCAGCGAAGTCGCCCAACTCACCGGGGCGTTGACCGGACTGGCCGATCGCGTCACCGACTTCGTGCAGCGCGAACGCGACTTCACTCGCGACGCCAGCCACGAACTGCGCACGCCGCTGACGGTGATTCGCGTGGCCAGCGACCTGATGCTGGCCGATCCGGGCGCGAACGAACGGCAGTTGCGCTCGCTTTCGCGCATCCAGCGCGCCGGCCGCGACATGGAGGCGGTGATCGATGCCTTCCTGATCCTCGCGCGCGAGGCGGAGGTCGAACCGCTGAGCGAGGAGTTCGACGTGCGCGAAGTCGTCGCGCACGAAGTGGCGCGGGTGCAGCCGTTGCTGTCCGGTCGGCCGATCGAGCTGGAAGTCATCGACCAGGGCGCGCCCACGCTGTTCGCGCCGCCGCACGTGCTCGCGGTGATGGTGGGCAACCTGCTCGGCAACGCCGTGCGCTTCACCGACGAGGGCCGCATCGAACTGGTGCTGATGCCCGAGCAGATCGTGGTGCGCGATACCGGCATCGGCATGTCGCCGGAAATTCTGGTCAAGGCCTTCGATCCGTTCTACCGGGCCGATCACGGGCGCGAGGAAGGCCGCGGCATGGGCCTCTCGATCGTGCGTCGCCTCGGTGAGCGCTTCGGCTGGCCGGTGCGGCTGGAAAGCCAGCCGGGACGCGGCACGATCGCCAGCATCCGCTTTGCCTGA
- a CDS encoding ABC transporter permease → MNFLEVLHTAVFALRGNWLRSALTSLGVIIGIAAVIVMVSVGQGTQQEIDKLVSGLGSNRLDIGGAGGFGGGGARVAAGSRYTLDEADAGAIREEIPEVQYVAAMLRGGTQVVYAESNWSTQWQGVQPDFFAINGWEIKDGNGFDTRDYNGGKSVILGESVRRELFADEDAVGQTVRIGRVPFTVVGVLKSKGQGGFGQDQDDIVLVPLETARRRLMGAANVPPGAVQQIALGVTRAEDVDYVQGEVEALLRQRHRIQPGDEDDFSVRNIAEVVATRTQTTRLMSLLLGAVATISLIVGGIGIMNIMLVSVTERIREIGLRMAVGAGPSDIRRQFLAEAMLISLIGGVIGIALGVVGALLVGRLGSLPVALNGQVIALAAGFSIATGLFFGYYPARKASQLDPIEALRQQ, encoded by the coding sequence ATGAATTTTCTCGAAGTGCTGCACACCGCGGTCTTCGCCCTGCGTGGCAACTGGCTGCGCAGCGCGTTGACCTCGTTGGGCGTGATCATCGGCATCGCCGCCGTGATCGTGATGGTGTCGGTGGGCCAGGGCACGCAGCAGGAAATCGACAAGCTGGTATCGGGCCTGGGTTCGAACCGACTCGACATCGGCGGTGCCGGCGGTTTCGGCGGCGGCGGGGCGCGCGTCGCCGCGGGCAGCCGCTACACGCTGGACGAGGCCGATGCCGGCGCGATCCGCGAGGAGATCCCGGAAGTGCAGTACGTCGCGGCGATGCTGCGCGGCGGCACCCAGGTCGTGTACGCGGAGAGCAACTGGTCCACGCAATGGCAGGGCGTGCAACCGGACTTCTTCGCCATCAACGGTTGGGAGATCAAGGACGGCAACGGCTTCGACACGCGCGACTACAACGGTGGCAAGTCGGTGATCCTGGGCGAGAGCGTGCGGCGCGAGCTGTTCGCCGACGAGGATGCGGTCGGGCAGACCGTGCGTATCGGTCGCGTGCCGTTCACCGTGGTCGGCGTGCTCAAGTCGAAGGGGCAGGGCGGCTTCGGCCAGGACCAGGACGATATCGTGCTGGTGCCGCTGGAAACCGCGCGCCGACGCCTGATGGGCGCGGCCAACGTGCCGCCGGGCGCGGTGCAGCAGATCGCACTGGGCGTGACCCGTGCGGAGGACGTCGACTACGTGCAGGGCGAGGTGGAAGCGCTGCTGCGCCAGCGCCACAGGATCCAGCCCGGCGACGAGGATGACTTCAGCGTGCGCAACATCGCCGAAGTCGTCGCCACGCGCACGCAGACCACGCGGCTGATGTCGCTGCTGCTGGGCGCGGTCGCCACCATTTCGCTAATCGTCGGCGGCATCGGCATCATGAACATCATGCTGGTCTCGGTGACCGAACGGATCCGCGAGATCGGCCTGCGCATGGCCGTGGGTGCGGGGCCGTCGGACATCCGTCGGCAGTTCCTCGCCGAGGCGATGCTGATCTCGCTGATCGGCGGTGTCATCGGCATTGCGTTGGGCGTGGTCGGGGCGTTGCTGGTCGGGCGGCTGGGCTCGTTGCCGGTCGCGCTGAACGGGCAGGTGATCGCGCTGGCCGCGGGCTTCTCGATCGCCACCGGCCTGTTCTTCGGTTACTACCCGGCGCGCAAGGCCTCGCAGCTGGATCCGATCGAGGCGCTGCGGCAGCAGTAG